DNA sequence from the Glycine soja cultivar W05 chromosome 18, ASM419377v2, whole genome shotgun sequence genome:
AAGTACCCAACAACAaggtttaatgttttatatataatgaattattttttataacaattaaataaatattaaaaaatttaaaatcttttttaggTTAATATACAATTGAAAGTCTATGATAACACCGGTGTAGCAACATTCACAATATATGTTCAATGTTCGATCGAGATGCACAACAACATCTAAACTCCTTCGCATCCAAAATGCAAATAAGGTTGACATACCCCCAATATTGTATATCCTTTGCaaacaaacttttatttttgttcaatcTCAGAAAGTCCGTTAAGGAGAAAGACAAATAAACAAACTGTTTTGACATCCTATGGTGAAGAGTCAATCTtacatcaaagtttaaaaaggaacaaaaaaaaaaataaacaataggtTACcagcaaaaggaaataaatacaaaaagtcTATTTAAATGAACAATTTTCGGTGTTATATTcacatcatttttatatttttgaccattatgattaactatttttctttcattgaatATATTTCTTTGACTACTTTATTATGTcaatttcactttattcttatatttcttttatatataacgCTTACTTTTATCTTCACGTTAATCAACTTTAGTTGAGTGGTcaacttttaattttagaatattccttataaatatattgataaataaaaaatatcttaatttatatgtaattttttatctcctttaacagaaaatgatataaaatatcattgacaattatatttttaaatttaatttatcaaacaaataatttaattaatatttctttaattatttataaacccACGCATCGCGTGGGTCTGTGTcaagttttaaattatgtttgacTTCTTATTTAGCCGTCCCAATGAAAAGTAAACTTTTAAATAAGCTAATAGGTTAtatcaaacttttacaaaatcaaACTAAGCCTACAAAAATGCCTATTATAGTTAATAGGTCAAACTTAAGCCTCAATTTTAAATAGATCGCACGACAGCACCCCGACAAAGAGGGTTGTAGAGGGAATTGAAGAAAGAATTTGGTGTAGAGGACACATGGTATTATTGTATGCCTAAGGTAAAAATTgacaatttggtatatagataCCTGCCCCACCTCGTAGAGATCACTTTCATCTCTTGAATTTGTCACATTATTCTTCTTGTGTCATGCTGCCTAAAACGTTAACGGAAATAGACAGACATTACTTGATAATTGTAAGATTATGCATTGACAATTTAATCTTACTATCAAGGAATGTCTGATTCTATTAAAGTCATCAAACTAATATAAAAGtcgaattaattgaaaaaaaaaaactaatgtaaAATGCATAGGAAGAACAAAGGTAAAAGTCATGATATGATAAAACTCCGTTCCTATAAAGATAATTCAAAGTTATATAACTCCtttatatatcataaattaatttaattaataatattttttggtataatatgagtattttttattatattatatacataAATGTTGTTCTATTGGGTctgacatgatttttttataagtttaagtctaacttatttatctttaaacaaaatctaacctaTTTAAATAATAGTCTTTTAAAAAGCTCAAACTCAGGacctttttatttaacaaatcaCGTTAGGAAATGCTTTAAAAAAGTTAGATGATAGACTGTATTTAAGGTGCAGCTTATTTCCATTCCTAATTGAAATCTAGGATACACTTTTGTTCTCTTCGCAAGCAGCCAAGTCtcacaatttatttttgtaacagtaacatgaaaaaaaaaacattgataataataatatattcatgaagatttttcattcaaattaattgattacaattTTGTAGACAAAGACGccttctataaataaaattctcagccaaagaaaggaaaaagtcCAACCTCAATCTCAATTCAAGCCTCAACTCCTTTTTCACCCGAAAacggaaataaaaaataaaaaaattgaagcaacTGGTTAGAAGGAATTGCTCATTGTTGAAACAAACTGAAGGAATTCGAGGCTTTGTTAACACTTGGGAAGATCAGCTGGCGGTGGAAACAGCTTCTGATTTGGGAGTTTTCCATCCAACACAACCCATGCCATCTTAAGACCCCAGCTTGTGTGCACTTCCAAGTGACAATGCATGAACCATACCCCTGAATACACAATTAAATAAGATTGCATGCtacattcttcttttctttttctttttttcatatttctaaTTTATCAAAATGAAGCATAACATTTTTTGAACTAAAATGTGAATTTTATAATGTGAAAAAACTATGCACTAAAGTTTGAAAGCAATATGAAGCATTAATGCAACCAACCTGGATTATCTGCTAGGAATCTGATAGCAACCCATCCACCAGATGGGACTCCCACTGTGTTTCTCTCAATTGGGTCAAGAAGATTGAAGTTTGCAGGGTCCTTATTTGGATCAAAGTTACCAAAACCTTGACCAACAGCAAAGAAGTTAAAGCCATGCAAATGGAGAGGGTGACTTTCAGCACCAAGAATGCTGGTGTCCTGCATCACTAGCTCTACACTTGTGTTGAAGGGAAGAACCACAACCTTTGTCCCATTGCTCACCATGGTGTTGTTTGGTGGAGTGCCAGTATAGTTGAATGGAATCAATGGTTTGGCTGGGAAGTCAGCTGTGTAAACTCCATTGGATTGTCCAAAGAAGTGGGTTTGAAGAAGTGCAGTGGTTGGTTGTATAAAAGAGACATTGTTCACTGATGCTGCAAATTTTGTTGCATTGGTGGGTCCTTGACAAGTTTGGTTTTGTGGGCAGGGAGTTGTGCCAAGGCCCACTGTGAAGAAAAAGTGCGTATCAACTTTCTGGGGTACATTGGCTGGAAACTGAGCACTTGCTAAGCTGCGGAGtttgttgttgaattttgtGGCAAAAGAAGTGTCATTGAGTGCAGGGAGAATAGGTTTGAGGAGTGGAAGATTTTTCAGTGAAGCAGCTGAATGATGAGTATTTGGTGGGGTTTTATATTGCAGTATGCCAGCCACAGTTGTGTTGTCAAAAGTGCCAAGGCCAGTAGCATATGGTCTAGCAGTCATGAGGAATGTGGCGTTGGGGTAATGAGATTTGGTTTTGAGAAGAACATTAGTGGTTTGGCCAGGGGTAATAAGGATGGTGTTGGTTGCAAATGGTTTTACGTAAACTGCATCTGCTTCAACTACTGTGAGGGTGTGGTTCGCAATGCTGAAGAATAGCTCGTCATTCAGTGCGGCATTGATCAAACGTAGAAGGTAAATCTTCCCTGGCTTCACCTTCAGCTTGAATGTATCTGTGAACAATGTCATCATACATTGAATCAACAAACACATATTACTGATAGTTAACATTTCATAGCAAGTCTATAATTTCTTGTAGTCTGTACTAAGTACTATGCTAATGTCCAAATTGGTgcttaaaataatatatgcttTCCTTAAGGCAGTTCTTGTGTGCCATTTGTTGTCTCATATCAGCTATTGTgatgttttgatttttgtaaattaattattttctttaatcttcTAGCATCTAGTGACTATTCCTAAAGCAGTCATGTTGATTAATAGTGTCCAAACTCTTGATACCTTTGTCAGAGCAGTTATACAATGGCCCTGGAAGTCCATTAATTGTGTAAGCATCGGATACATTTGGTCCTCCACCGGTTTGAAGGGCTTGGGTTATGACTGCCTCAGGATCTGCATTCCACCATTctcctggaaaaaaaaaattgtgtgaaaCCATGATTAGCTTATGAAAATTAAGAAATGGATCGACTAAGGTTGATCTCTAGTATTTTGATTACCAAATACGATAGGAACTTCCTTGTGGGGTTTGGCAAAAGGATATTGAGCATTGAGCTTGGGAAGAATGATGAGAGGACCATATAAAGTTGATCTTAACCATGAAATGTGAGCATGCCACCAGAGAGTGCCTCTCTGCCCAACAATGGTGTAATTGTAGACATAACTTTGGCCTCTTTGAATGGGGCATTGAGTCACATATGCTGGCCCATCAGCCCACCCTGATTGAAGTTGTCTAATTCCATGCCTATTTCAAACAGTGACAAGTTTTATGACACATTATTGCTATGTTCAAATCAAAACAAGGTCACTAGACTTATTCTTATTgcaactttattttttcttttttaatctcaACACAAAATGCTACTTACCAGTGAATGGTGATATTGTTCGAAACATGGTTAGTCACTTTGATAAGAAGACGGTCTCCCTCTCTGGCTACAATGCGAGGTCCTGGAAACTGACCATTCACTGTCACCATGCTCTTTGTGTGGCACAGTCGTGTCACATTTTGGTGCCTTATCTATGTAAGTACATAAACACAATTTATTACTTACAGAGCCAATAGAAGAACAAAATAACTAAAAGCAAAGGAAATGTAAAATTGAGAAAGGTAATGAGTGCTATTGGAAAGTACTTCAAAATGGTAGTGTCTAGTAGTACCCGCCAGAGCATGCTCAAATATGCCAAAAATGATTAATGACAAAAGGAATAATGGGATCTGAAAAAGGGAAACACCCATATTTCTCTCTCAATGTGTGAAGTTTGATCTTGAAACTTAGTTATTACACAAGGAGTTTGAACTGAGAGTTGATTGATGCAACGGGACAAAATTATGTG
Encoded proteins:
- the LOC114395681 gene encoding laccase-17-like, with the translated sequence MGVSLFQIPLFLLSLIIFGIFEHALAGTTRHYHFEIRHQNVTRLCHTKSMVTVNGQFPGPRIVAREGDRLLIKVTNHVSNNITIHWHGIRQLQSGWADGPAYVTQCPIQRGQSYVYNYTIVGQRGTLWWHAHISWLRSTLYGPLIILPKLNAQYPFAKPHKEVPIVFGEWWNADPEAVITQALQTGGGPNVSDAYTINGLPGPLYNCSDKDTFKLKVKPGKIYLLRLINAALNDELFFSIANHTLTVVEADAVYVKPFATNTILITPGQTTNVLLKTKSHYPNATFLMTARPYATGLGTFDNTTVAGILQYKTPPNTHHSAASLKNLPLLKPILPALNDTSFATKFNNKLRSLASAQFPANVPQKVDTHFFFTVGLGTTPCPQNQTCQGPTNATKFAASVNNVSFIQPTTALLQTHFFGQSNGVYTADFPAKPLIPFNYTGTPPNNTMVSNGTKVVVLPFNTSVELVMQDTSILGAESHPLHLHGFNFFAVGQGFGNFDPNKDPANFNLLDPIERNTVGVPSGGWVAIRFLADNPGVWFMHCHLEVHTSWGLKMAWVVLDGKLPNQKLFPPPADLPKC